One segment of Nostoc piscinale CENA21 DNA contains the following:
- a CDS encoding cupin domain-containing protein has translation MTDTSVKKIDSSHSPKGKLGQKYLASGKSVSMRLWENEQPGNDKPPTAREYETVGYVINGRAELHIEGQMILLEPGSSWVVPKGSHHNYKILEPFTAVEATSPPAQVHGRDEN, from the coding sequence ATGACTGACACCAGCGTTAAAAAAATCGATTCCAGCCATTCACCCAAAGGTAAACTCGGTCAGAAATATCTGGCTTCGGGTAAATCTGTTTCTATGCGCCTTTGGGAAAATGAACAACCAGGAAATGATAAACCACCAACTGCACGGGAATATGAAACTGTTGGTTATGTAATTAATGGTCGTGCAGAACTGCACATTGAAGGACAAATGATTTTGCTTGAACCTGGTAGTTCTTGGGTAGTTCCCAAAGGTTCACATCACAACTATAAAATTCTCGAACCATTTACTGCTGTAGAAGCTACCAGCCCACCTGCCCAAGTTCACGGGCGTGATGAAAATTAA
- a CDS encoding SRPBCC family protein, with amino-acid sequence MTSTGDRTTKTPAEANEMERWASLIGGGAMVLTGLSQRSLRGVLTALAGGGLIYQGITKQSTIQQAQEALGMNKPIKVEKTVTINKPADELYRFWHNFEQLPTFMKHLQYVKVYDAKRSHWIAKAPLANNVEWDAEILEDRENEFISWASVEGADIDNSGFVRFKKAPGDRGTEVKVVLEYNIPGGGLSAALAKLFGEEPEQQIGDDLRRFKMLMEAGEIATTEGQPTGKR; translated from the coding sequence ATGACTTCAACAGGCGATCGCACAACTAAAACTCCCGCAGAAGCCAATGAAATGGAACGCTGGGCTTCTCTGATTGGTGGTGGCGCTATGGTACTCACAGGTTTAAGTCAACGCTCTTTAAGAGGTGTATTAACTGCGCTGGCTGGCGGTGGTTTAATCTATCAAGGTATAACCAAGCAAAGCACAATACAGCAAGCACAAGAAGCTCTGGGAATGAATAAACCAATCAAAGTTGAAAAGACAGTAACGATAAATAAACCAGCAGATGAACTTTATCGTTTTTGGCACAACTTTGAGCAGTTACCCACCTTTATGAAGCATCTACAATATGTAAAAGTGTACGATGCAAAACGTTCTCATTGGATTGCAAAAGCGCCCTTGGCTAATAATGTCGAATGGGATGCAGAGATTCTCGAAGATAGAGAAAACGAGTTTATTTCTTGGGCTTCTGTCGAAGGCGCGGATATTGATAACTCCGGCTTTGTCAGATTTAAAAAAGCCCCTGGCGATCGCGGTACAGAAGTCAAAGTAGTTTTAGAATACAACATCCCCGGTGGTGGATTAAGTGCGGCTCTCGCCAAACTTTTCGGCGAAGAACCAGAACAACAAATTGGCGATGACTTGCGCCGCTTCAAAATGCTCATGGAAGCCGGAGAAATCGCTACAACCGAAGGTCAACCAACAGGCAAACGATGA
- a CDS encoding CCA tRNA nucleotidyltransferase, with protein sequence MHSSVSAILAPQNWPFSLECLPQPAYMVGGAVRDAILGRTREYWDLDFVIPSDAVQVARAIAKRYQAGFVLLDAERKIARVVFSQATADFAQQEGDSLETDLHRRDFTINAIAYNPHTQEIIDPLQGCADLEQGLLRMVSPANLKDDPLRLMRAYRQAAQLNFTIEPNTQITIRALASHLHTVAAERVRTEIGYLLASPQGTPWLTNAGKDGLLSHFFKNATTASFDKLAAVDTAAAILAPQFGAELQQYLRDTVKTTWLGIAKLACLVDSNPEVAELELQELTYSRAEIRAITTALKLFPQLKSTDKSIREQYFLFQEAGNVFPVVVLLAVAQDTLVEAMSGDKSLLVYSPLISRYLNPDDLVAHPTQLVSGKQLMLALNIPASPVVGELLTEIAIAQAGGKIATATAAIEFARQMLES encoded by the coding sequence ATGCACAGTTCTGTTTCTGCAATTCTCGCGCCGCAAAATTGGCCTTTTAGCTTGGAATGCTTGCCACAACCAGCTTACATGGTGGGTGGTGCGGTGCGTGATGCGATTTTAGGCAGAACCCGTGAATATTGGGATCTTGACTTTGTGATCCCATCTGATGCGGTGCAGGTAGCGAGAGCGATCGCTAAACGTTATCAAGCTGGCTTTGTTTTACTCGACGCAGAACGTAAAATTGCCCGTGTGGTATTTTCCCAAGCTACGGCTGACTTTGCTCAACAAGAAGGCGATAGTTTAGAAACTGACTTGCATAGACGTGATTTTACAATTAATGCGATCGCCTATAACCCCCACACCCAAGAAATCATCGACCCATTGCAAGGTTGTGCTGATTTAGAGCAAGGCTTGTTGCGTATGGTATCACCAGCCAACCTCAAAGACGACCCTTTGCGGTTAATGCGTGCTTATCGCCAAGCCGCCCAACTGAATTTTACTATTGAACCAAATACACAAATCACAATTCGCGCCTTAGCATCACACCTCCACACAGTCGCCGCCGAACGAGTCCGTACCGAAATAGGCTATCTTCTAGCCAGTCCCCAAGGTACACCCTGGTTAACCAACGCCGGAAAAGATGGTTTACTTTCTCACTTCTTCAAAAATGCCACAACCGCCAGCTTTGATAAACTCGCCGCCGTTGACACAGCCGCCGCCATCCTTGCACCGCAATTTGGTGCAGAATTACAACAATATCTGCGTGATACTGTGAAAACCACTTGGTTAGGTATCGCCAAACTTGCTTGTCTTGTAGATAGTAATCCTGAAGTTGCCGAATTAGAACTCCAAGAACTCACCTATAGCCGTGCTGAAATTCGCGCTATTACCACGGCTTTGAAATTATTCCCGCAGCTAAAATCTACCGACAAGTCTATTAGAGAACAATATTTTTTGTTCCAAGAAGCAGGTAATGTCTTTCCTGTTGTCGTATTATTGGCGGTAGCACAAGATACTTTGGTAGAGGCGATGTCAGGCGACAAATCATTGTTGGTTTACTCACCTTTGATCAGCCGCTACCTTAACCCTGATGATCTGGTCGCTCATCCCACTCAACTAGTGAGTGGTAAACAACTAATGTTAGCACTAAACATTCCAGCCTCGCCAGTCGTCGGGGAACTACTAACAGAGATTGCGATCGCCCAAGCCGGAGGTAAAATTGCTACAGCCACAGCCGCAATTGAGTTTGCACGGCAGATGTTAGAGAGTTAA
- the tsaB gene encoding tRNA (adenosine(37)-N6)-threonylcarbamoyltransferase complex dimerization subunit type 1 TsaB: MTTELTTLHPQKYALSLHTTTPELGFAMSNFAGETRTNVWNLGRDLSSYIHQYLVEFIHPHTWADLEFIAVAKGPGGFTGTRIGVVLARTLGQQLNIPVFAISTLAAVAWSHKNHTQKAIAVEMPAQRGKVFGAIYQINSHTSEITALFPDTVLTPEAWQETLANCNTEYQLISAISGLAATVTNILELSYLEWRQGKRPQWSEALPYYGQHPVEI, encoded by the coding sequence TTGACCACGGAACTAACCACTCTACACCCCCAAAAATACGCTTTATCCCTGCATACAACCACGCCAGAATTAGGTTTTGCTATGAGTAATTTTGCTGGCGAAACTCGCACCAATGTTTGGAATTTAGGGCGTGATTTATCGAGTTATATACATCAATATTTAGTTGAATTTATCCACCCACACACTTGGGCAGATTTAGAATTTATTGCTGTTGCCAAAGGGCCTGGCGGCTTTACCGGAACTCGTATTGGTGTAGTTCTCGCCCGCACTTTAGGGCAACAATTAAATATTCCCGTGTTTGCTATTTCGACTTTAGCGGCAGTAGCTTGGTCACATAAAAATCATACTCAAAAAGCGATCGCTGTGGAAATGCCAGCACAACGCGGTAAAGTATTTGGTGCGATTTATCAAATTAATTCCCACACTTCAGAAATCACAGCCTTATTTCCTGATACAGTACTAACCCCAGAAGCTTGGCAAGAAACTTTAGCTAACTGCAACACTGAGTATCAACTAATTTCCGCAATCTCTGGGTTAGCTGCAACTGTCACAAATATTTTGGAACTTTCTTATCTAGAATGGCGACAAGGAAAACGCCCTCAGTGGTCAGAAGCATTACCTTATTATGGACAACATCCAGTAGAAATTTAA
- a CDS encoding Ycf34 family protein, translating into MCICVNCHYVDRCVTYHAVETQHQQPHLTESPTFDPNEPSINVNIRTKEDVIEMEWDVVGCLSFKQEMGKWSKLRPGELVPT; encoded by the coding sequence ATGTGTATTTGCGTAAACTGCCACTACGTAGACCGTTGTGTAACCTATCATGCCGTAGAAACCCAACACCAACAGCCTCATTTAACAGAGAGCCCGACTTTTGACCCCAATGAACCTTCTATTAACGTTAACATCCGCACCAAAGAGGATGTGATTGAAATGGAATGGGATGTTGTTGGCTGTCTTAGCTTTAAGCAAGAAATGGGTAAATGGTCGAAATTGCGTCCTGGTGAACTAGTACCGACGTGA
- a CDS encoding DUF2267 domain-containing protein: MEYHEFITHVQSLSQSNSLEEAELATRATLETIKERIAESDIQGLAAQLPQKLSDYLQTRTQASTQSFHLQEFIQRVSQKEHIEPTTTAIHVRAVFAVLQNAISPEIFSKFQAHFSHDYEELFTAPPTSEVPA; the protein is encoded by the coding sequence GTGGAATATCACGAGTTTATTACCCATGTCCAAAGTCTCTCTCAATCTAATTCTCTTGAGGAGGCGGAACTTGCTACTCGTGCAACTTTAGAAACTATTAAAGAACGTATTGCAGAAAGTGACATTCAAGGTTTAGCTGCACAACTCCCACAGAAATTAAGTGATTATTTACAGACACGAACCCAAGCAAGTACTCAAAGTTTTCATCTCCAAGAGTTTATTCAACGTGTTAGCCAAAAAGAACATATAGAACCTACTACTACTGCAATTCATGTCCGGGCAGTTTTCGCTGTGTTGCAAAATGCCATCAGCCCTGAAATTTTTTCTAAATTTCAAGCCCATTTTAGTCACGATTACGAAGAATTATTCACTGCACCACCTACTAGTGAAGTACCTGCATAG
- a CDS encoding zinc-dependent alcohol dehydrogenase has product MKAVCWQSANEVRVENVPDPTILNPRDAIIKITSTAICGSDLHIYGGYIPTVQKGDIIGHEFMGEVVEVGKGVDNLKVGDRVVVPSTIGCGRCAYCQRDMWSLCDNSNPNSWLEEKLFGNVTSAIYGYSHLLGGYAGAQAEYIRVPFADVGVVKVPSDIPDEKLLFISDAIPTGYMGAELCDIQPGDTVAVWGSGAVGLFAMISAYMMGAEKVIAIDRFPERLEMAKKYAKAEVINYEEVNTGEALKEMTGGRGPDACIDAVGLEAHGVGLEDFYDQTKQKLRLETDRPHVLREMMVACRKGGTLAIMGVYGGFVDKIPLGAAMNKGLTFRMGQMHGQKYMRLLLQQILDGKLDPSFVITHQLPLEEAAHGYHIFQQKKDNCVKVVLKP; this is encoded by the coding sequence ATGAAAGCAGTCTGTTGGCAAAGTGCGAATGAAGTTCGGGTAGAAAATGTACCAGACCCGACGATTCTTAATCCCCGTGATGCAATTATTAAAATTACATCCACAGCCATTTGTGGTTCTGACTTACATATCTATGGCGGCTATATCCCAACAGTCCAAAAAGGTGACATTATTGGTCACGAATTTATGGGAGAAGTTGTCGAAGTTGGTAAGGGCGTTGATAATTTAAAAGTGGGCGATCGCGTTGTTGTTCCCTCTACAATTGGCTGTGGTCGATGTGCTTATTGCCAGCGCGATATGTGGTCGCTGTGTGATAATTCTAACCCTAACAGTTGGTTAGAAGAAAAATTATTTGGCAATGTCACTTCCGCCATTTACGGCTACTCTCATTTATTAGGTGGCTATGCAGGCGCACAAGCTGAATATATCCGCGTACCATTTGCTGATGTCGGCGTTGTCAAAGTTCCGTCAGATATACCTGACGAGAAACTATTATTTATTTCCGACGCTATTCCGACTGGCTACATGGGGGCAGAACTCTGTGATATTCAGCCAGGGGATACGGTAGCTGTTTGGGGTTCCGGCGCAGTAGGATTATTCGCCATGATTAGCGCCTATATGATGGGTGCAGAAAAAGTAATTGCGATCGACCGTTTCCCCGAACGCTTAGAAATGGCAAAAAAATATGCCAAAGCCGAAGTAATTAACTACGAAGAAGTTAATACTGGTGAAGCATTAAAAGAAATGACTGGCGGACGAGGCCCTGATGCTTGCATTGATGCAGTCGGTTTAGAAGCACACGGTGTTGGTTTAGAAGACTTCTATGATCAGACAAAACAAAAGCTCAGGTTAGAAACCGACCGTCCTCACGTATTACGAGAAATGATGGTAGCCTGTCGTAAAGGCGGCACTTTGGCAATTATGGGTGTTTATGGTGGTTTTGTAGACAAAATACCCTTGGGTGCAGCAATGAACAAAGGTCTCACCTTCAGAATGGGACAAATGCACGGCCAGAAATATATGCGTTTGTTACTCCAGCAAATCTTGGATGGCAAATTAGATCCTTCTTTTGTGATCACTCATCAACTACCACTAGAAGAAGCGGCTCACGGTTATCACATTTTTCAACAGAAAAAAGATAACTGTGTCAAAGTCGTCCTCAAACCATGA
- a CDS encoding DUF6335 family protein, with translation MTEKNQHPEINSEDLPQEITESYGTGVKDLPGYNIGERSLDQSTPEYPDSPEVTSEDGYTYWQDTVGDEAVGGTVAVPEQDVTEEIEAAVGLEMDDRAFLRTNEILEQRDDRRWELDPKSSEDYQER, from the coding sequence ATGACAGAAAAAAATCAGCATCCTGAAATTAATTCAGAAGATTTACCACAAGAAATTACTGAATCTTACGGCACTGGAGTCAAAGACTTACCAGGGTACAATATTGGTGAGCGATCGCTCGATCAAAGTACCCCAGAGTATCCCGATAGCCCCGAAGTTACCAGTGAGGACGGTTATACTTATTGGCAAGATACCGTAGGTGACGAAGCGGTTGGTGGTACTGTCGCGGTTCCTGAACAAGATGTTACCGAAGAAATCGAAGCAGCCGTTGGTTTAGAAATGGATGACCGCGCCTTCCTCCGTACCAACGAAATTCTCGAACAACGCGATGATCGTCGCTGGGAACTAGATCCAAAATCCTCCGAAGATTATCAAGAACGATAA
- a CDS encoding DJ-1/PfpI/YhbO family deglycase/protease, producing MSYQNNHSGKKKVAILIENDVEDAEFTIPCHGLKQAGMDVVVLGSRMNEKYKGKRGRVSVQPDGTTTEAIAREFDAVVIPGGMAPDKMRRNPNTVRFVQEAMQQGKLIAAVCHGPQLLIEGDLLRDKRATGFVAIRRDMLNAGANYQDEPLVVDGNLITSREPGDLAIFTTAILSRLGYGGKDVALPDETDTSAEWWKIADAWGGSTKGEIVRGLNTALSGERYSLEALEKYYEKESDTQVKVIFQEMIANKRNHIEILETYLNKLGEKPSLAANIANQYAKVKAAMSGSDDIYQIRCALGDLQTGIGDVGNLSAMFTDPVATAIFKQIYRDLLRDEQRLVELYQLRLGGEVQAPKPTSGAAVSM from the coding sequence ATGTCATATCAAAACAATCATTCTGGGAAGAAAAAAGTTGCAATTTTAATTGAAAATGATGTCGAAGATGCAGAATTTACAATTCCTTGTCATGGGCTGAAACAAGCAGGAATGGATGTAGTTGTCCTCGGTTCGCGGATGAACGAAAAATACAAAGGTAAACGCGGTAGAGTTTCGGTGCAACCTGATGGTACAACTACAGAAGCGATCGCCAGAGAATTTGATGCAGTTGTGATTCCTGGTGGTATGGCTCCCGATAAAATGCGCCGCAACCCCAACACAGTGCGGTTTGTCCAAGAAGCTATGCAACAAGGAAAACTCATAGCAGCCGTTTGTCACGGGCCACAATTATTAATTGAAGGTGATTTGCTCAGAGATAAACGCGCTACTGGTTTTGTTGCTATCCGCCGCGATATGCTGAATGCGGGTGCAAATTATCAAGATGAACCTCTGGTAGTTGATGGTAATTTAATTACTTCCCGCGAACCTGGAGACTTGGCAATTTTTACCACAGCTATTCTCAGCCGCCTTGGTTATGGTGGTAAAGATGTGGCGCTTCCAGATGAAACAGATACTAGCGCCGAATGGTGGAAAATTGCTGATGCTTGGGGCGGTTCAACTAAAGGCGAAATTGTCAGAGGTTTAAACACTGCTTTAAGTGGTGAACGTTATTCTCTAGAAGCTCTAGAAAAATATTACGAAAAAGAATCAGATACTCAAGTTAAAGTCATCTTTCAAGAGATGATTGCTAATAAACGAAACCACATTGAAATATTAGAAACATATCTCAATAAATTAGGTGAAAAACCTTCTTTGGCTGCCAATATTGCAAATCAATATGCCAAAGTTAAAGCGGCTATGTCTGGTAGTGATGACATCTATCAAATTCGTTGTGCTTTAGGTGATTTGCAAACAGGTATTGGTGACGTTGGTAATTTATCAGCAATGTTTACTGACCCAGTAGCAACGGCTATTTTTAAACAAATTTACCGTGATTTATTAAGAGATGAACAACGCTTAGTAGAACTATATCAGTTACGGCTGGGTGGTGAAGTGCAAGCTCCTAAGCCAACTAGTGGTGCTGCGGTGTCTATGTAA
- a CDS encoding class I SAM-dependent methyltransferase, producing the protein MSDSQSVSAAVAKLYNTYPFPPEPLLDEPPPGYNWRWNWLAAYNFCTGQKPQKQDIRILDAGCGTGVGTEYLVHLNSQASVVGIDLSAGALAVAQERCQRSGANRVEFHHLSIYDVEQLPGEFDLINCVGVLHHLPDPIRGIQALAKKLAPGGIMHIFVYGELGRWEIQLMQKAIALLQGDKRGDYRDGVQVGRKIFSSLPENNRIVKYEKQRWAMENQRDECFADMYVHPQEVDYNIDTLFELIDASGLEFVGFSNPGFWQLDRLLGKAPELIERAENLSERQLYRLIELLDPEVTHYEFFLGRPPLAKADWSSDDKLLSAIPELNPCIDGFPSQCIFNYDYQIVNLSTAEFEFMQACNGQATVGEILANVQLSLDGVRTLIKQQLVMLT; encoded by the coding sequence ATGTCAGATTCTCAAAGTGTAAGTGCTGCTGTTGCCAAACTCTACAATACCTATCCCTTTCCTCCAGAACCCCTGCTAGATGAACCACCTCCGGGTTATAACTGGCGTTGGAATTGGTTAGCAGCTTATAACTTCTGCACAGGTCAAAAGCCGCAAAAGCAAGACATCCGCATTTTAGATGCTGGCTGCGGTACAGGTGTAGGTACAGAATACTTGGTTCACCTCAACTCCCAAGCTTCTGTAGTTGGTATTGACTTGAGTGCGGGTGCTTTGGCTGTGGCGCAAGAACGTTGTCAGCGTTCCGGCGCGAACCGCGTGGAATTTCATCACCTCAGCATCTACGATGTGGAACAATTACCCGGTGAATTTGATTTAATCAATTGCGTCGGGGTTTTGCATCACTTACCTGACCCAATTCGCGGTATTCAAGCTTTAGCTAAGAAATTAGCCCCAGGCGGAATTATGCACATTTTTGTGTATGGCGAGTTGGGACGTTGGGAAATTCAACTTATGCAAAAAGCGATCGCCCTTCTCCAAGGCGACAAGCGCGGCGACTACCGTGATGGTGTGCAAGTCGGAAGAAAAATATTTTCCTCTCTACCAGAAAATAATCGAATTGTCAAATACGAAAAACAACGCTGGGCAATGGAAAACCAGCGCGATGAATGCTTTGCTGATATGTACGTTCATCCCCAAGAAGTTGATTACAACATTGATACATTGTTTGAATTAATTGATGCTTCTGGTTTAGAGTTTGTCGGCTTTTCCAATCCTGGATTTTGGCAGTTAGATAGACTTTTAGGAAAAGCACCAGAGTTAATCGAACGGGCAGAAAATCTCAGTGAACGTCAGTTGTATCGTTTAATCGAATTACTAGACCCAGAAGTTACCCATTACGAATTTTTCCTTGGTCGTCCTCCCCTAGCTAAAGCCGACTGGTCAAGTGATGACAAGCTGTTATCGGCTATCCCAGAATTAAACCCTTGTATTGATGGCTTTCCGAGTCAATGTATCTTTAATTACGACTATCAAATTGTCAATTTATCAACAGCAGAGTTTGAGTTTATGCAAGCCTGTAATGGACAAGCAACGGTAGGGGAAATTTTGGCAAATGTGCAATTAAGCTTGGATGGAGTGAGAACCTTGATCAAGCAACAGTTAGTTATGCTGACATAA
- a CDS encoding zinc-dependent alcohol dehydrogenase, whose protein sequence is MKAVCWNGANDVRVETVPDPKIINPRDAIIKITSTAICGSDLHIYDGYIPTMQKGDILGHEFMGEVVELGSEVRNVKVGDRVVVPFTISCGNCFFCQRDLWSLCDNSNPNAWMVEVQMGHSPSGLFGYSHLFGGYAGGQAEYVRVPFADVGLFKIPDHLTDEQVLFLTDIFPTGYMAAENCNIKPGDIVAVWGCGPVGQFAIKSAFLLGAERVIAIDRIPERLQMAKEQGKAEVLNYEEVNVGEALKEMTGGRGPDACIDAVGMEAHGTDAMAFYDQVKQAVRLETDRPTALRQVIVSCRKGGHVSIPGVYGGFVDKIPMGAAMNKGLTFKTGQTHVHRYLKPLLNHIENGDLDPSFVITHKLPLEQAPHGYEIFKHKQDNCIKVVLKP, encoded by the coding sequence ATGAAAGCAGTTTGCTGGAACGGAGCAAACGATGTGCGGGTAGAAACGGTTCCTGACCCCAAAATTATTAACCCGCGTGATGCCATTATTAAAATTACTTCCACAGCAATTTGTGGCTCAGATTTACATATTTATGATGGCTACATTCCCACCATGCAAAAAGGTGATATCCTGGGGCATGAATTTATGGGGGAAGTTGTAGAATTAGGTAGTGAAGTTAGGAATGTTAAGGTAGGCGATCGCGTTGTTGTTCCCTTCACTATATCCTGCGGTAACTGTTTTTTCTGTCAGCGCGATTTATGGTCACTTTGTGATAACTCCAACCCAAATGCTTGGATGGTAGAAGTCCAAATGGGTCACTCACCATCTGGTTTATTTGGCTACTCTCATTTATTTGGTGGTTACGCTGGCGGACAAGCAGAATATGTCCGAGTACCCTTTGCAGATGTTGGTTTATTCAAAATTCCCGACCATCTCACAGATGAGCAAGTTTTATTTTTAACTGACATTTTCCCAACAGGCTATATGGCCGCAGAAAACTGTAACATCAAACCCGGTGATATCGTTGCAGTCTGGGGTTGCGGCCCAGTCGGACAATTTGCTATCAAAAGTGCGTTTCTTCTTGGTGCAGAACGAGTCATCGCCATTGACCGCATCCCCGAACGTTTGCAAATGGCTAAAGAACAAGGTAAAGCTGAAGTCCTCAACTACGAAGAAGTCAATGTCGGTGAAGCACTTAAAGAAATGACAGGTGGCCGTGGCCCCGATGCTTGCATTGATGCTGTGGGTATGGAAGCACATGGTACAGATGCAATGGCTTTCTACGACCAAGTAAAACAAGCAGTCCGCCTCGAAACAGACCGTCCCACTGCACTCAGACAAGTTATTGTATCTTGTCGCAAAGGTGGTCATGTATCTATACCTGGAGTTTATGGTGGTTTTGTTGACAAAATCCCAATGGGTGCAGCAATGAACAAAGGCCTCACATTTAAAACGGGACAAACCCACGTTCATCGCTACTTAAAACCTTTACTAAATCACATTGAAAACGGTGACCTCGACCCGTCATTTGTGATTACACACAAATTACCTTTAGAACAAGCACCCCACGGCTACGAAATTTTTAAACACAAACAAGATAACTGCATCAAAGTTGTTTTGAAACCGTAA
- a CDS encoding polysaccharide deacetylase family protein, producing MFSPKLWQLLTAGTITLIGTGGGLSLTGLLLKATLNNPLLSAQSVDKKSAVTTQNASLNTTQQTISKEFQGQTIYQAKLPITDKVIALTFDDGPGPKNTTQILEILKQNHIKATFFLVGQMVSFHPQIVKQIAAEGHVLGNHTWHHWYRRMDVATAASEINRTADLIYKLTGVKTTLFRPPGGFLHNGLVDYAKSQKYAIIMWSDESGDSQRRGQTPTLIKNVVKSAKPGGIVLMHDGGGNRSRTVKALPQVIADLKAKGYKFVTIPELMEMETKAKDVVTAESSVVTKDGHSSH from the coding sequence GTGTTTAGCCCAAAATTATGGCAATTATTAACAGCAGGAACTATTACGCTGATTGGTACGGGTGGTGGCTTGAGTCTCACAGGATTACTACTCAAAGCTACCCTTAACAATCCTTTACTATCTGCACAATCGGTAGATAAGAAATCGGCAGTAACTACACAAAATGCCAGTTTAAACACCACTCAACAAACTATATCAAAGGAATTTCAAGGACAAACCATTTATCAAGCTAAATTACCCATAACAGATAAAGTTATTGCCCTAACTTTTGATGATGGCCCTGGCCCAAAAAATACTACACAAATATTAGAAATTCTTAAACAAAATCATATTAAAGCTACGTTTTTTTTAGTAGGGCAAATGGTTAGTTTCCATCCCCAAATTGTTAAACAAATTGCCGCTGAAGGTCATGTATTAGGCAACCATACATGGCATCATTGGTATCGTCGGATGGATGTAGCCACCGCAGCGAGTGAAATTAATCGCACAGCAGATTTGATATATAAACTTACCGGAGTGAAAACCACATTATTTCGTCCCCCTGGTGGCTTTTTACACAATGGCTTAGTTGATTATGCCAAAAGTCAAAAGTATGCAATTATTATGTGGTCTGATGAATCTGGAGACTCTCAACGTCGTGGTCAAACTCCAACACTAATTAAAAATGTCGTAAAAAGTGCCAAACCCGGTGGAATTGTGTTGATGCACGATGGTGGTGGTAATCGTTCTCGTACTGTGAAAGCATTACCACAAGTTATTGCAGATTTAAAGGCTAAAGGTTATAAGTTTGTCACCATCCCGGAATTAATGGAAATGGAAACCAAAGCCAAAGATGTAGTCACAGCCGAATCTTCTGTAGTTACCAAAGATGGGCATTCTAGTCATTAA